Part of the Lolium rigidum isolate FL_2022 chromosome 6, APGP_CSIRO_Lrig_0.1, whole genome shotgun sequence genome, GTATTAGCGGGCTGATTCCCAGCGTTTGCAAATCTTAAATTATTAAGGATTTTTCTGTAGCCAAATAAATACATTTGGGATATTTAGTGTCCAATATATCACGAGAATCCATGAAACTTTTAGGTAGTACATCCAGTCATTCATCAATCGAAATGGAAAAATACAAATTAATTACCAATATTTCgtgaagaaataaaaaaataagaaTTAACGAACACCGCCGAGGCCCTTCAGTTGACAGCACCGACAGAAATGAAGGAACGATCAAATGAAAAGATACAAGCATATCGAGGCTCTTTAGTTATCGGCGCAGGACGTGCGTACGACAGGGCCGATCCCACCAACTGTACGCATCATGAACGCCTAGTTCATAGGCGCGAACTTGGACTTGATGGCCTCCACCACGCCACCGTCGATCTGGAGCGCCCTAACCAGCACGTCCGTGGGCACCGGCGGCGACGCCCCGAACAGTGCCATGGCGAGGGACTGCGTGCCGGGAAGCTGGCTGTTGAATGCCGAGATGGCCACGGCCGGTGCACCGCCTGTGTTCTTCTGGTAATGGACGAGGCCACGGGGGAAGACGAAGAGCCCGCCCTTGCAGACCGTGCGAGCGTACAGGTTGCCGCCGGTGGTAACGAAGGCGACGTCAAGGGAGCCCTCGAGCACGTAGATGATCTCGGTGGCGCGCGGGTGGGTGTGCGGTGGGTTCAAGCCCCACGGAGCGTAATCGACCCGGGACATGGAGACACCCAGGGTATTGAGCCCGGAGACCTTCTCCACGTTCGCCATCTTCACCGCAGAGCCGACCGGGTTGCTGGTGTTGCCCGGGCGGGACAGCACGTCGGAGAAGAAGTCGTTTGCCGTCACGTTCTCTGGCCTCTTGCAAGGGAAGCCGTTTAGACGGAGTGCTGCACGGGAACATTCTCAGTTCATGCGTGATGTATATATATAGTAAATGTTTACATTAGGAGACGAGTATACATCAATGAATGGAAGAGAAGACGTACGGCCTTCGAGGGACTTGTAGTGGGCGACGCAGAAGTCCTGGAGCATGTCGGGGTCGCCAGCGAGCAATGGCGAGGCGAGGGCCAGGAGGGCTGCGCAGGCGGCGAGAAGGACAGCGGGGAGCCCGGTCATGATTTCTAGTTTATCAGGTTTGGTACTTTGGAGCTACTTTGCTGCGTGAGCTAGCTGTAGCCTGTACAGTCTTTTATGGATTTCTCTCTCGACGCCAGGCGTCCAGTCTCTCTCGAACGTTcgggttgatgaagaggggagttCGGGAGGAGGTATTTATAGATGTAGCGTGATTCAGTTAGCTTGATGACGACGTGATCGATTGGCCATCATCTGTCGAGTTAACCAATTAGGTTGTAGAAGAAAATCTGTCATCAGCTTGATCGATTTGGTTGGTAGAGCTAGGCAGCTAGCTTGTTTTTGACAGGTACTCCGTAGCTACTTGGGCGATGATGTACGTGAGAGGCTCGACAATGAGCAGTGTGTGACTTCTTTTTTCGGCCAAACAGTGTTGCTTGTCAAGTTAACCGTCGGTCCAAATCGTCATCGTATTATCCATGCAAACTGCACGCATACAATGGTACACGTTGTCAGTAAATGTCACCCCAGTCTCTCTCCCTTAGTTTGCGTCTACGTGAAATGTCTGTACCAACAATTGCATGTGCActtgtaaaaaaacaaaattgcATGTGCAAATGAACACATTCAAACGTGCAAGTCATATAA contains:
- the LOC124662324 gene encoding germin-like protein 1-3, translating into MTGLPAVLLAACAALLALASPLLAGDPDMLQDFCVAHYKSLEGPLRLNGFPCKRPENVTANDFFSDVLSRPGNTSNPVGSAVKMANVEKVSGLNTLGVSMSRVDYAPWGLNPPHTHPRATEIIYVLEGSLDVAFVTTGGNLYARTVCKGGLFVFPRGLVHYQKNTGGAPAVAISAFNSQLPGTQSLAMALFGASPPVPTDVLVRALQIDGGVVEAIKSKFAPMN